One Mycobacteriales bacterium DNA segment encodes these proteins:
- a CDS encoding PH domain-containing protein: MAYSPKGLAEDESIVLDLHPHWKALVAPVVVLLATCAGAGFGIAATPDYQYDVWARGFIVVVALVVVVLWALVPFLRWRTTHFVVTDRRVLVRTGILARQGRDVPLSRINDITFSHTVIERVLRCGTLVIESAGERGQVTLSDVPHVEDVQRTVYELVESTDDRLSGGHPDH, encoded by the coding sequence ATGGCGTACTCACCGAAGGGCCTGGCCGAGGACGAGTCGATCGTGCTGGACCTGCACCCGCACTGGAAGGCGCTCGTCGCGCCCGTCGTCGTGCTGCTCGCGACCTGCGCAGGGGCGGGGTTCGGGATCGCCGCGACCCCCGACTACCAGTACGACGTGTGGGCGCGCGGCTTCATCGTCGTCGTCGCCCTGGTCGTGGTCGTGCTGTGGGCGCTGGTGCCGTTCCTGCGCTGGCGCACCACCCACTTCGTCGTCACGGACCGCCGGGTCCTGGTGCGCACGGGGATCCTCGCCCGGCAGGGCCGCGACGTCCCGCTCTCGCGGATCAACGACATCACCTTCAGCCACACCGTCATCGAGCGGGTGCTGCGCTGCGGCACGCTGGTCATCGAGTCCGCCGGCGAGCGCGGTCAGGTGACGCTGTCCGACGTCCCGCACGTCGAGGACGTGCAGCGCACTGTCTACGAGCT